From the Roseofilum capinflatum BLCC-M114 genome, one window contains:
- the truB gene encoding tRNA pseudouridine(55) synthase TruB, giving the protein MTFGFLNLNKPPGYTSHDCVARVRRLLRTKRVGHGGTLDPAAVGVLPMALGKATRLLQFLPQDKAYKATIRFGVRTQTDDLEGETIASQPVPDLSLESIQWALSQFRGKIEQIPPIYSAIQVGGKRLYKIARQGETVEVPARTVEVYDISILDWRPGDFPELDVAISCGPGTYIRAIARDLGDHVNTGATLAHLTRTQSSGFCLDESITLDELEQQLQQQTFTPISPHSALSHLPECILSTSQVRSWFHGQQLPIAGEDLSGGVVCVSSPTGEFMGMGELKQTNLEWGLHPKVVFSD; this is encoded by the coding sequence ATGACGTTTGGATTTCTCAACCTTAACAAACCCCCTGGTTACACTTCCCATGATTGTGTGGCGCGGGTACGTCGTTTGTTACGAACTAAGCGGGTTGGCCATGGGGGAACCCTAGACCCGGCGGCGGTGGGAGTTCTGCCGATGGCCCTGGGGAAAGCGACCCGTTTGTTACAGTTTTTACCTCAAGATAAGGCTTATAAGGCGACAATTCGCTTTGGGGTGCGGACACAAACGGATGATTTAGAGGGAGAGACGATCGCCTCTCAACCGGTTCCTGATTTAAGTTTAGAGTCAATTCAGTGGGCTTTAAGTCAATTTCGGGGCAAAATTGAGCAAATTCCCCCCATTTATAGCGCCATTCAGGTGGGGGGAAAACGTTTATATAAAATTGCCAGACAGGGGGAGACGGTTGAAGTGCCAGCGCGAACGGTGGAAGTGTATGATATCAGCATCTTAGATTGGCGGCCGGGGGACTTTCCAGAGCTGGATGTGGCCATTTCTTGCGGGCCAGGAACCTATATTCGGGCGATCGCCCGCGACTTAGGCGATCACGTTAACACGGGCGCAACCCTCGCCCACCTGACTCGCACTCAAAGCAGTGGATTTTGCTTAGACGAAAGTATTACCCTTGACGAATTAGAACAACAACTACAACAGCAAACCTTTACCCCTATCTCTCCCCACAGTGCCTTAAGTCATCTTCCAGAGTGCATCCTCTCCACCTCCCAAGTGCGCTCCTGGTTCCATGGTCAACAATTGCCGATCGCCGGTGAAGATCTATCCGGGGGAGTCGTGTGCGTCAGTTCCCCAACCGGCGAATTTATGGGTATGGGAGAACTTAAACAAACGAATCTAGAGTGGGGGTTACATCCGAAAGTTGTCTTTTCTGATTAA
- a CDS encoding SAM hydrolase/SAM-dependent halogenase family protein, with protein MTMPRILTLLTDFGLQDPYVGVMKGAIAQINPQIRVIDLTHDLPGQNLAAARFALMTAYPYFPDYTVHVAVVDPGVGTDRRTIALELPQGFLVGPDNGLFSGILSQHPIIKAVELTNPDYWRSPHPSATFHGRDIFAPAGAHLANGVAIEQLGDLIDPDTLIDFSIPPYTQEKHYIRGVIQSIDHFGNLVTNIPAEVVNDIPWSVILNEEIIVGAQTYSDLPTGKAIALIGSHGWVEIAVNCGNAQKELKLTWGDPVQLLIYTE; from the coding sequence ATGACTATGCCCAGAATTTTGACCTTATTAACCGATTTTGGTCTGCAAGATCCCTATGTGGGAGTGATGAAAGGGGCGATCGCCCAAATTAATCCCCAGATTAGAGTCATCGATCTCACCCACGATCTACCGGGGCAAAATTTAGCGGCTGCTCGGTTTGCCCTGATGACTGCCTATCCCTATTTTCCAGATTATACGGTGCATGTGGCCGTGGTCGATCCGGGAGTGGGAACCGATCGCCGGACGATCGCCCTAGAACTGCCCCAAGGGTTTTTAGTCGGCCCCGATAATGGCTTATTTAGCGGCATTCTCAGCCAACATCCCATCATTAAAGCCGTTGAATTAACCAATCCTGACTATTGGCGATCGCCCCATCCCAGCGCCACCTTCCACGGCCGAGATATTTTTGCTCCTGCGGGCGCTCATTTAGCCAATGGGGTAGCGATCGAGCAGTTAGGCGATTTGATCGATCCCGATACCCTAATCGATTTTTCTATTCCCCCCTATACCCAAGAAAAACACTATATTCGAGGAGTCATCCAATCCATTGACCATTTTGGGAACCTGGTCACCAATATTCCCGCAGAAGTGGTCAATGATATTCCCTGGTCAGTGATTTTAAACGAAGAAATTATTGTTGGCGCTCAAACCTATAGCGATCTCCCCACGGGAAAGGCGATCGCCCTCATCGGCAGCCATGGCTGGGTAGAAATTGCCGTGAATTGCGGCAATGCCCAAAAAGAACTAAAGCTCACTTGGGGCGATCCAGTTCAACTGCTGATCTACACCGAGTGA
- the moaC gene encoding cyclic pyranopterin monophosphate synthase MoaC has translation MTQENCSNSELSHVNESGEVQMVDVSAKPATVRKAIAGGQVRMQPATLEAILAGNAPKGDIIATAKLAGIMAAKQTAQLIPLCHPLPLQKIEVDIKPDRQLPGYQIVATVKTTAETGVEMEALTAVSLAALTLYDMAKALDKAIAIESIHLIEKTGGKSGHYSAKRCNGVQS, from the coding sequence ATGACACAAGAAAATTGTTCTAATTCCGAATTAAGCCATGTGAATGAGTCTGGAGAAGTGCAGATGGTGGATGTTTCCGCAAAACCCGCAACGGTGCGGAAGGCGATCGCCGGTGGACAAGTGCGAATGCAACCAGCCACCTTAGAAGCGATTCTAGCCGGGAATGCCCCCAAAGGCGACATTATCGCCACTGCTAAACTTGCAGGAATTATGGCTGCCAAACAAACCGCCCAACTGATTCCCCTCTGTCATCCCCTACCCCTACAAAAGATTGAAGTGGACATTAAACCCGATCGCCAATTACCCGGTTATCAAATTGTAGCCACCGTCAAAACCACCGCCGAAACTGGGGTGGAAATGGAAGCGTTAACGGCGGTTTCCCTGGCAGCGCTGACGCTCTATGATATGGCTAAAGCTTTAGATAAGGCGATCGCCATCGAATCCATCCATTTAATCGAAAAAACCGGCGGTAAATCCGGCCATTACAGCGCGAAGCGCTGTAATGGTGTACAGTCTTAA